ACGCGTTCCACTCGGGGATGCTCGACCCGGTGCTCGCCGAGTTCACCGAGGCGGTCGCGGCGGTCCCGCTCGCCGAACCGGGCCTGCGCTACCTGTCCAACGTCACCGGCACCTGGGTGACCGCGAAGCAGGCCACCGACCCGCACTACTGGGCAAGGCACCTGCGCGAACCGGTGCGGTTCGCCGACTCCGCGGCCGAGCTCGCGCGCGCCGGGCTGGTGGTGGCCGAGGCCGGGCCGGGGCGCACGCTGACGACGTTGGTGCGGCGCGGCGAGGGCACGGCCGTGCCCTTGATGCGGCGAGCCGCCGACACGACCGGCGACCTGCCGACGCTGCTTTCCGGCGTCGGCCAGGTGTGGGCGCAGGGCGGGCGGGTGGACCTCGCCCGGTTCACCGGCAGTGATCGGCACCCGATGGTGTCCCTGCCCGGCTACCCGTTCCAGCGGCAGCGCTACTGGATCGAAGCCGGCCGCTCCCACTCCACAGTGGACAGCAAGCCGGCGGCCGAGGAGACGCTCACCGACGACCAGGCGCGCATCGCGGCGGTCTGGGCAGAGCTGCTGGGCGTCGACGACATCGACCCCGGCGACGACTTCTTCGACCTCGGTGGCGATTCCCTGCTCGCGACCCAGCTCGTCGCCCGGCTGAGCAGCCGGTTCGGGCTCACGGTCCCGCTCGGCGCCGTGTTCGCCACGCCCACCCTGCGCGGCCTGACCGACGCGGCGACTCCGACCACGCCCGGCCCCGCCGCGGAAGCCGTGCCCGTGCGGCCGTCGGAGCTGCCCGCCACGGCCGTGCAGCGGCGCATGTGGTTCCTCGACCACGCACACGACCACCCGGCCGCGTACGTCATCGCGACCGCGGTGGACCTGCACGGACCGCTGGACGTGGATGCCCTGCGCACCGCGCTCGCCGAGGTCGTCGCCCGGCACGAGTCCTTGCGCACGGTCTTCCACGCGCCCGAAGGCCGCCCGCTGCAGGTGATCCGGGCCGGGTTCCCGGTGGCGCTGCCGGTGACCGAGGCGCACCCGGCCGACCTCGACGACCTCCTCCAGGCCGCGGCACGCACGCCGTTCGATCTGGCCGAAGGCCCGCTCTTCCGGTTCTCCCTGGTCCGGCTCGCCGCCGAGCACCACGTGCTGGGCGTCTGCGTGCACCACATCGTCGCCGACAGCTGGTCGTTCGGCGTGCTGTTCGACGAGCTCGGCGCGTGTTACCGCGCGCTGCGCGCGGGAGAACCGTCGCCGCTGACCGGCCCCGCGGTGCAGTACGCCGATGTGGTCACCGACGTGGCTGCCGAGGCCGACCTCACGTACTGGCGGGAAAACCTCGCCGGGGCGCCCGGCACCATCGACTTGCCGACCACCGGGCCACGCCCGCCCGTGCAGACCTTCGACGGCTGGCTGGCCCGCCGCGTACTCGGCGCCGACCTGACCGGACGCGTCAACGCCGTGGCCCGCGCCCACGACGCGACGCTCTACATGATGTTGCTCGCCGCGTTGCAGGCGTTGCTGCACCGCTACAGCGGCCAGCAGGACATCTGCGTCGGCTCGCCGGTCGCGGGGCGCACCACGGCCGAACAGGAACGGGTGGTCGGCTGCCTGCTCAACACGGTGGTGCTGCGCACCTCGCTGGACCGCGAGCTGTCGTTCGCCGACCTGCTGACCCGGGTGCGGAGCACCGCGCTGGGTGCGTTCGCCCACCAGGGCGCACCGTTCCAGCAGGTGGTCGAGGCGCTGAAGCTGCCGAAGGACCCCAGCCGCAACCCGCTGTTCCAGGTGATGTTCAACCTGCTCAACACCAGGGGCGCCGACCTGGCGCTCAGCGGGCTCACCGTGACCGAGCACCCCGTGCACCCCGGCGGCGCGCAGGTCGACCTCGGGCTCACCGTGCACCAGCGCGACGGCGAACTGGTCTGCGAACTGGAGTACAACACCGACCTGTTCGACGCGGCCACCGCCGAGCGAACCCTCGGGCACTTCGAACAGCTGGTGCACGCGGTCACCGCCGACCCCGGCACCGCCATCGGCGCCGCGCCGCTGCTCACGGCGGCCGAGCAGGCCCAGCTCGCCGGCTGGTCCGGCATCGGCACCCCCGTGGCACCGCCGGCCGGCTGCATCCACGACCTCGTCGCGGCGCAGGCAGCCCGCACCCCGGACGCTCCCGCGGTCACGTTCGGCGACACTTCGCTGACCTACCGAGAACTCCTCACCCGCGCCGACGCCCTCGCGGCCCGCTTGCGTGACCAGGGCGTCGGGCCGGACACCCTGGTCGCCGTCGCCGTGGAACGCTCCGAGCTGCTGCCGGTGGCGCTCCTCGCGGTGTTGCGGGCGGGCGGTGCGTACGTGCCGCTCGACGCGGCCTACCCGCGACAGCGCCGGCAGTTCATCCTCGACGACTCCGGCGCCGCGGTGCTGCTCACCGAACGCGCCCTCGCCGACCGCTACGCCGAACAAAACCTGACCGTGCTGCTCGCCGACGAGCCGGCCGGGCACCAGCCCGCGGCCGCGGGCGGCACCCCGGCCTCGCCACACGACCTGGCCTACGTCCTGTACACGTCCGGATCCACCGGGCGGCCCAAGGGCGTGCGGGTCGAGCACGGCTCGGTGGTCAACTTCCTGCGGGGCATGCGCGAGCGGCTCGGCACCGGCCCGGCCGACACGCTGGTCGCGGTCACCACCTATGCCTTCGACATCTCGGTGCTGGAGCTCTTCCTGCCGCTGATCAGCGGCGGGCGCGTGGTGCTCGCGAGCCGGGACGTCGCGCACGACCCGGCCGACCTCGCCGCGTTGCTGGAGCGGGAGAACGCCACGGTCATGCAGGCGACCCCGGCCACGTGGCAGCTGCTGGTGACCGACGGCTGGACCGGCCGGCCCGGCCTGACCGCGTTGTGCGGTGGTGAAGCGCTGCCGGTCGCCCTCGCCGGGCAGCTGACCGAGCGGGTCCGGGTGCTGCACAACATGTACGGCCCGACCGAGGCGACCATCTGGGCCACCGCCGCCGAGGTGGTGCCCGGCGCGCCGATCACCATCGGCAAGCCGTTGCCGGGCGTCACCGCGCACCTGCTCGACCCGGGCGGGCAGCCCGTGCCGGTCGGCGTGCCCGGCGAACTGCACCTCGGCGGCGTCTGTCTCGCCCGCGACTACCTGGGCCGCCCCGAGATCACGGCCGAGCGGTTCGTGCCCGACCCGTTCGCCGCCGGCCCGGCTGCGCGCCTGTACAAGACCGGCGACCTCGCCCGCCACCGCGCGGACGGGACCATCGAGTTCCTCGGCCGCAACGACACCCAGGTGAAGGTTCGCGGTCACCGCATAGAACTCGGGGAGATCGAGACCGTGCTCGGCAGGCACGACGCGGTCCGCGACGCCGTCGCCGTGGTCCGCGAGGACGGCGGCGACAAGGCGATCGTGGGCTACGTGACGCTGCACGACGGCGCCGCGGCGCCCAGCACCACCGACTGGCGAGCGCACCTGCGCACCGTGCTCCCCGACTACATGCTGCCGTCGGCGTTCGTCGTGCTCGAGGCGTTCCCGTTGACCCCCAACGGGAAGGTCGACCGCACCGCGCTGCCCGCGCCGCAACGCACGGTGGCCGAAACCGGGACGGCACCGCGCACCGCATTCGAGGGGGACCTTGCCACGCGCTGGTGCGAGCTGCTCGGGTTGCCGGGGATCGGCATCGACGACGACTTCTTCGCCATGGGCGGCGACTCGTTCAAGGCGGTGCGCGCGGTGCGGGACCTCGGCGTGCCCGCGACCGTGATGGACCTCTTCACCCACCCGACCATCCGGCAGTTCGCCGAGCACGTCGCCGGGCCCGGCACCGGCACCACCACCGAGCAGAAGCTGCTGCTGCGGCTCACCCCGGCGCGGCCCACCACGGTGAACCTGGTCTGCGTGCCACTGGCCGCGGGCGGTGCCCTCACCTACCGGGAGCTGGCCGCCGCGGTCCCGGACCACATCGCGCTCTACGCCATCCAGCCGCCGGGCCACGACATCAGCAACCCCGACGAGCCCGCGCTCGGCTTCGACGAGCTCGTCGAACGGTGCGCCGCCGAGGTCGAGGCGCTGGCCGGTCCCGTCGTCCTGTATGGACACTGCATGGGCGGGGCGCAGACCGTCGCGCTCGCCCGCAAGCTCGAGGACGACGGGGCCGACCTGCTGCGGGTCGTGATCGGCGGGCACTTCCCCGCGCCGCGGATGCCCGGCCGCTTCTCCCGGGCGCTGCGCGCGATGATGCCGTTGCGGCGCACCACGTCCAAGCGCCGTGCGCTGGAGTTCCTGCGCGCCACCGGGTTGTTCAACGAGGTGACGGACGCCGCCGAGCAGGACTTCCTGATGCGGATCTTCCTCGACGACACCCAGCAGGGCGAGGACTTCTACACCGACGCCTTCCACGGCGGCGGGTTCCGCAAGCTGGCCGCGCCGGTCGTGTGCGTGGTCGGCGACGGTGACCGGGTCACCGAGCTGTACCAGGAGCGGGTGGCCGAGTGGACGCACTTCTCCGATGCGGTCTCCCTGCACGTGATCCCGCGGGCCGGGCACTACTTCCACAAGCACCAGGCCGACCGGCTCGCGTCGTTCGTCGTCGCCGGGGAAGGCGCGCCGGTGACACCGCCACCGCCCGCGGACATGCGCGCGTTCCTGCTGGTCGCGCTCGGGCAGCTGGTGTCGCTGATCGGGTCGGGGCTCACGACGTTCACCCTCGGCGTGTTCGTGTACCAGCGCACCGGGTCGGTGTCGCTCTTCGGGTTGATCAGCGTGCTCACGTTGCTGCCCGCGGTGGCGCTCGCCCCGGTCACCGGCGCGATCGCCGACCGGTGGGACCGGCGCAAGATCATGATCGGCGCGGACGTGTTGTCCGCGGTCAGCTCGATCGGCCTGGTCATGTTGCTGTGGCTCGGATCGCTGCAGCTGTGGCAGGTGTACCCGTTGGTGGCGCTGGGTGCGATCGCGGTCGCGTTCCAGCAACCCGCGTACCGCGCGGCGGTGACGCAGCTGGTGCCCAAGCGCTACTACGGCCGGGCGAACGGGCTGGCGCAGCTCGGCAGCGCGGCGGGCACGGTGCTCGCGCCGCTGCTCGGCGGCGGGCTCGCGGTGCTGGTCGGCCTGAACGGCGTCGTGGTGATCGACGTGGTGACGTTCGGGTTCGCGTTGCTGACGCTGCTGCTCGTGCGGTTCCCGGACCGGATGTTCAACCGGCTCGAGGAGCCGTTCACCCAGGAGCTGACCGGTGGGTGGCGCTACCTCGTGCGGCGGCCGGGGCTGCTCGCGATCATCCTCGCCACGTCCGCGCTCAACTTCACCCTGGCGATGGTCGAGGTGATCGCCACGCCGCTGACCCTGTCGATGGGCGCCGTGCCGACCCTGGGCCTGGTGATGTCCGCCGGTGGCAT
This window of the Amycolatopsis balhimycina FH 1894 genome carries:
- a CDS encoding hybrid non-ribosomal peptide synthetase/type I polyketide synthase, with the protein product MQRSDRDIAVIGIACRYPAADGPEQFWATVTSGTDVVRSFTDDELLEDGADPASIADPGYVRSGVVLDGIAEFDAEFFGMSRREAEVLDPQHRLFLECCWHALEDAGQAPGSAGRRAGVFAGARSSVYLTENLSSAPELLRAVGDYQVALSTDKDYLAARVAYKLDLRGPAVSVNTACSSSLVAVHMAKQSLVLGECDVALAGGAAIEPAQRRGYPYVEGGTLSPDGHCRPFDRNARGTIAAGGVGVVVLKRLADALRDGDPVRAVIRGSAINNDGAAKVGFTAPGVDGQVDVITRALADARVPPRSVGYVEAHGTGTPLGDPIEVSALTKAFRTGTEDTGFCVLGSVKGTFGHADAAAGVAGLIKAVLALEHGMLPASPNLDEPNPRIRLAKSPFRLTTSTVDWTADGSPRRAGVSSFGMGGTNAHVVLEEAPPRPPAADRTGPALLALSAATPRALTDLAESLAIHLERHPGDLAGVEATLHRGRARLTHRRVVTGAGHAELVAALREPAPPVEGTDRPVAFVFPGQGSQYAGMGAGLYRGEPVFRDVVDECAAALRPHLGLDLRDVLYGPGSSDGGALDRTALTQPALFVTEYALARTLMDRGLTPVAMAGHSIGEYVAACLAGVFTLPDALGLVATRGRLVQSLPSGAMLAVELEEKDAIELLRPDVSIAAVNGPRSCVLSGPAAAVREIEADLRARDVACRALRTSHAFHSGMLDPVLAEFTEAVAAVPLAEPGLRYLSNVTGTWVTAKQATDPHYWARHLREPVRFADSAAELARAGLVVAEAGPGRTLTTLVRRGEGTAVPLMRRAADTTGDLPTLLSGVGQVWAQGGRVDLARFTGSDRHPMVSLPGYPFQRQRYWIEAGRSHSTVDSKPAAEETLTDDQARIAAVWAELLGVDDIDPGDDFFDLGGDSLLATQLVARLSSRFGLTVPLGAVFATPTLRGLTDAATPTTPGPAAEAVPVRPSELPATAVQRRMWFLDHAHDHPAAYVIATAVDLHGPLDVDALRTALAEVVARHESLRTVFHAPEGRPLQVIRAGFPVALPVTEAHPADLDDLLQAAARTPFDLAEGPLFRFSLVRLAAEHHVLGVCVHHIVADSWSFGVLFDELGACYRALRAGEPSPLTGPAVQYADVVTDVAAEADLTYWRENLAGAPGTIDLPTTGPRPPVQTFDGWLARRVLGADLTGRVNAVARAHDATLYMMLLAALQALLHRYSGQQDICVGSPVAGRTTAEQERVVGCLLNTVVLRTSLDRELSFADLLTRVRSTALGAFAHQGAPFQQVVEALKLPKDPSRNPLFQVMFNLLNTRGADLALSGLTVTEHPVHPGGAQVDLGLTVHQRDGELVCELEYNTDLFDAATAERTLGHFEQLVHAVTADPGTAIGAAPLLTAAEQAQLAGWSGIGTPVAPPAGCIHDLVAAQAARTPDAPAVTFGDTSLTYRELLTRADALAARLRDQGVGPDTLVAVAVERSELLPVALLAVLRAGGAYVPLDAAYPRQRRQFILDDSGAAVLLTERALADRYAEQNLTVLLADEPAGHQPAAAGGTPASPHDLAYVLYTSGSTGRPKGVRVEHGSVVNFLRGMRERLGTGPADTLVAVTTYAFDISVLELFLPLISGGRVVLASRDVAHDPADLAALLERENATVMQATPATWQLLVTDGWTGRPGLTALCGGEALPVALAGQLTERVRVLHNMYGPTEATIWATAAEVVPGAPITIGKPLPGVTAHLLDPGGQPVPVGVPGELHLGGVCLARDYLGRPEITAERFVPDPFAAGPAARLYKTGDLARHRADGTIEFLGRNDTQVKVRGHRIELGEIETVLGRHDAVRDAVAVVREDGGDKAIVGYVTLHDGAAAPSTTDWRAHLRTVLPDYMLPSAFVVLEAFPLTPNGKVDRTALPAPQRTVAETGTAPRTAFEGDLATRWCELLGLPGIGIDDDFFAMGGDSFKAVRAVRDLGVPATVMDLFTHPTIRQFAEHVAGPGTGTTTEQKLLLRLTPARPTTVNLVCVPLAAGGALTYRELAAAVPDHIALYAIQPPGHDISNPDEPALGFDELVERCAAEVEALAGPVVLYGHCMGGAQTVALARKLEDDGADLLRVVIGGHFPAPRMPGRFSRALRAMMPLRRTTSKRRALEFLRATGLFNEVTDAAEQDFLMRIFLDDTQQGEDFYTDAFHGGGFRKLAAPVVCVVGDGDRVTELYQERVAEWTHFSDAVSLHVIPRAGHYFHKHQADRLASFVVAGEGAPVTPPPPADMRAFLLVALGQLVSLIGSGLTTFTLGVFVYQRTGSVSLFGLISVLTLLPAVALAPVTGAIADRWDRRKIMIGADVLSAVSSIGLVMLLWLGSLQLWQVYPLVALGAIAVAFQQPAYRAAVTQLVPKRYYGRANGLAQLGSAAGTVLAPLLGGGLAVLVGLNGVVVIDVVTFGFALLTLLLVRFPDRMFNRLEEPFTQELTGGWRYLVRRPGLLAIILATSALNFTLAMVEVIATPLTLSMGAVPTLGLVMSAGGIGLLGGSVLTSLWGGFRRRTTGILGSFALIGVFMVVLGLVPNPVFPAVGLFGIGLASAVLNAHWGSIVQAKVGLELQGRVFAANLMVSWLMVPAGFALAGPLTDGVFEPLAAATGMPGRGMAWLAMGAGIASLVLAVGAWRYRRLRLLEDELPDAIPDPVVLKDKDVIQAKAAA